ccttccttccccagctcctcacTCTGGCTGCCCAGATACCACTCTTGATCTAGTGGTCCATTTAGTGTACATTTTTAAGGGATATTTTAATGGCCAGTTTATAGGACTGTCTATTTTGAGGTTGCATGGCTGGAATCAAGTTGAAACCATCtgcttttaaataaagagaaaggacaactaagtatatttaaaatatgtaatttatagcCTGCTGAGCCTTGAAGTGCCCTGTCTATCCAGAGGCACAAAATTTTTCACCAGCCCGGGAAGAAACGGGCCCCTGTTTGAGAGGAAGCCCTATGGGGTCTTCAAGTTTCAGACGTACGTGTCTCTGGAGTGCTGTTTCCTGTCTGTAACGTAAGTTTGAAGCTCTTGGTGTGTTTTCTTGCACTCTGAAATAAACACAGCACCTGGATTTAATCAGTGGGACGGTAACAGGATCAGGGTCCCAGTTCCCGACGTCAGTCCCCCATCCCCAGGGGAGGGCCAGGAGGTGGCGGCTCTAAGCCTGTTTGGGAGTTCGGGACCATTCGCTACCCCGTGGACTCGTTATGAATGAGCAGCTCCGAGCCTACCTCGGCCCAGGGGTCTCTTCACAGAATTCGAGGACTGCTCTAGAACCTTTAGTGACCTCAGAGGGAGGGGGCTCTGGTTTCCAGGCCTGTTGCATTCGGCATGCGACACACCAGATTCAAGTTCCCCCTGGCCAGTGGAGGATACTTTGTGAACCACATTTCGACCTTAAATCGAAAAAACACTCAGCACCTTCTTTGGACTTAAAAAATGCTGCAGGAAGAATATGTTTCCTTCCAAATGAAGATTTTTGCTTTTGGATGCCTGTTCCTTTGTTAAATTCCTTTAGTGAGGTCACAGACTCTGATCTAATAAAGGACTGGCCGCCTCACTGTGCTTGTGAGTGTGACCGTGGCAGAGGGGAGAATGGGCCACAGAGTTCAGAAAGATGGGGCGTGGTCCAGTCCCCCAGTGACACAGCAGCAAACTTAATACCCATCTTTGCTGGGAGGCCGAAACAAACGGTTGGTCTAAGCAACTGGAAGAAGACGTGGATTGACCAGAAACTGATTTCTTTATTAAGAAGTTGAGACAGATTTGGCTTCTTTCTGTTCTGAAGCTGGTGTTATCGGTAAcgggtggtggtggcggtgggggtggtcCGGCTTAGTATCTGTGGGTTTCAGCACAATCTTTggtgctctctgtctcttggtAGGCAAGATGGAGAAATGAGGGCCCATCAGGAGTAGACAACAAGCTGAAACACCTAATGGACCGGTGTGACCCTGAGGAGAGGCCTTGAGCCCTTGCTGGGAGCCTCAGGGCTCTGTCTGTGGTGCTGTCTTCTTCTACTGTTGTGTTAGTTATTTTGAAGcagaaattgtttttctttgagtCTTAACGTGATAAAGCCAATCTGTaattttcgttttctttttcaaacagtTTTTCAAGATTGGAATGAGAGTTGTGGAGAAAACACAACCGTTTTCCTGTGCTGCCTTTCTCCCCCTGATCATTCTTCCTCAATTTGTGTCCTTTTTTCCTATGGATATAAACTAAAGATGAACATACCTGACAACTCtgtatgttgaattttttaaaaagccacagatTTGGGGAGAGCATATCAAAAGTTGGATTCTAGATGTTTGAAATGTATCTCATAGGTCACAATGGATAATGGTAAAGTGGTGATTTTGGAATTACTGCTGCACATGTGATCTGAtgtcaaaggcaaagaaaatactcaaaagtaaaaaataaaataaaatacacacacacaacacacataatGAAAAGCTATCAGCGAAGTTCTTTCTGTCATAACTGTGTTTGAGAGAAGCAGAACTCATTTCCTGGTGAAAATTGCTTCAAACCAGGATGTTGTCACTCTCAAAAAATCAGCAAGTGAAGTTTTTCTTATGTCCCCAGTGCTTATCAAATCTTAGGTTTCTGGTTTTGGGGGGaatatatgtaaacaaaaatcaagctatttatttattgaaacatGTCAGatagcagaaagaaaacacattcctTTGGGGTAAAAGAAATTCAGTGCATACACTTGAAGTCATcatggaaatttttcttcctcaaacACTTATCCTAAAATATTCCTCCGTAAAACTAGAATTTGGAAGAACTagagtggcagaaagagaaatttaaaaaaaaaaaaaaaaaggacaagtatATAAACTTAGAGCATACAGAGGGGGAGGCTGGTTAACTTGTGTCTGTGACAGACCATGGTCAGATTCCTGGGAACCTAAGGACGGAATTCCATAGGAACCGGATTTGTGCTGTGGAAGGGGGGACCTTCCAAACTTTACTGCCTTTGTTTTTTCTAATATTCCTTAATAGTGGGGCTATTTTCTATCACTCAAATTGCTAATGATACCAAGCTGGAAGACAGGATTGCAGTGAAGGCTCAAAATTGCTCTCAGAAGGTTAGGACAATGGACGTAGTTAAACATGGTGATACTTAGTGTATGTGGAGGTAATAGATCAGCTTTAGGGGGCCTCCATCGGTTATgtgtctatcttcagctcaggtcatgaccccagggtcctggaattaagccacatgtggggctctgtgctgggcatggagactgcttaagatcctctctctccctctgccccttctccccaaataataaaaaaataataataaaaagcacgtgggtggctcagtcggttaagcatctgccttcaactgaggtcatgatcccaggatcctggatgaCACAGATTAGTAAGGGTTCCTGTAAAGAACAGGAGAATAATCAAGCTGCTTAGACCCCTTGATGGCTTCCCTTTATCCCTGGCCTCAAGCCCAAGGTCTTAGCATGCTGGGTAAGATCCTGCAGGGTTTGGCCTTAGTTGCATCCATATATCCACACCAGGAATCAGTCTTCCCCTCACCTTTATAGTATAGCCATACTGGGCTTCGTTCAGTTTGAAATATGGCATGTCTCTCTTCCAAAAGCTTTGCTCAAACTCCTCCTCCCATCTGGAATACTCTGCCCTGCACAGGTCTCCATTGAAAACATGACTTCCTTTTTCCTGTACAATGTACTGAACTTCTATTATATGCTAACCACTGTGCTAGATGCTAGAGACATAGgagtaaacaagcaaacaaacaaaaaggctcCCTACTTACTTTCACAGTGTGAGAGATGGGCAATCATACTGGATCATGTGCTAAATGATTTGAGGGAAAGGCATATGTTGCTGTAAGAACATGAACTATGGCTAAGCAGAGATCTTGGGGAGAAAGAGTAAGTGCACTTAAAAGTCACAGTCCGTGCAAAGACCCTGTGGTATTGCGAATGTAGCATATTTAAGGAATTCAAGGAGGGCCTATATAGCTGGAGTTCAAAGAGCATGGGTTACAATGGATGTGGTGTGAGATTAACATGGAAGGgtgtgtctctttgttttctgttattgatGTCTTTGCAGTGGCTGGATTATCACTAAGAGAGCTCTTCTATCTATAGGCGATTCACATGCAAGATAGAAATTTCAGCTAGAGTCAACATTTACTCAACAATATTCATTAGGCGCTATATTATGTTAAGCTGTCTGCTGGGAGCTGGGGATATAGAGTCAGACATGGTCCTTGATCTCTTGGGACCATGCAGACAAACTGGGAAGTAAGACAACACAGGCACTGTGCCCTCATGGGATAGTACAATACTGGACACATGGGAGGGCCACTGAGTCTAGACCTGGGAGCTCAGcaatggcttcctggaggaagtgatgaCTGACCGAGATCAGAAGCGTGGCCCCAGTAAAGGGTCAGAAAGAATGTTCCATGCAGACTGAATATCATGGGTTGTGTCCACTGAGCCCCAGATCACCTGAGAGTGCAATTCGCTTCTCTTTCTCATTAGTGACATTTAGTCCTGAGAAAGTTTAAGAAGTTATGGGGACTGACCAGCATCCTAACATCCTCACTTCCAAGTCACGTGACTATAGACAAGCACCTGTTCTGAGCTTCATCTGTTACACGGTGGTCATAATACTTGGGACATTGTGTGGTTTGATGAAATGGTAAAATGGGTGTGAAATAAAGGTCTGCCCTTCTCCTGTTCTCCTGAAATATGTTCTTTTACTCTTACATTTATGTCTCAAATAGTCTGTCTTGAAAGGAAGAGATAGAGATGAGAGTGGTTTGTGAGAGTGGTTTGGCTGGGGATCTGAATTTCAGGATGTACGGAGAAAACACTGATTTCCTGGGTCAGAGAAAAAGAGTCTAAACATGGGCCAGGAGCCCCCAGGAAGTATTGCTCGGGGAGCTCCTCTAAGTTTCTTTCTGCCGTCCTCCATGTTGAGACGGGTTATTTTAATCCAGAACTTGCTCTGACTTTTGGGGGGGAATTGCagctgcagggggagggaaaaagtCTGAGCCCTCTCCATTCCTGTAGACAGTGACACCACTAAACCCCTTGTGCTGACTATTTATGCTTATTCAGGAAGAAAAGGATATTGTTTCAGCGGACAAGGAAGCCAAATAACTTGACTCTCTCACTGAGTTGCCTGACTGCAGACTAGCTGTCCCATAAGAGCAACAGTTTTGCCCAAACTGCCGTGGAATGCGTTGTTCTCTCGTTGGGGAAGAGTGAGGTTGACAGGTTTAGAGTTGCCCTAAAGGAGTGTCAACACACTGAATTTCCTTTGTTAGCCATCTTTGCAAATCACTTCTTCCTGCTGAGTCTTGGAGTCCTCTGGAAAAATGAGGGGCTGGATCAGAAGATAATAAGGTCATGCATCATGTCCATAATGTCACATGGCCTTTATGATGGCTGTCCAGAGTTGGACAGCAGGAGTTTGTCCCATTCAGATGAAACACCTGAGTTAGAAAACTCAAAGTCACATGACCTGGAAGTGGCATAACCAGTCCCATTGACTTCAAGTGCCAAGTTTATTCTACCGGGGCCTttagaaagaacagcaaagcaAGAGTCATATGGGTAGATATATGCTGACTGATTGGGCTTTTTGATTACAAGGAACAGAGACTTTATAGTACACCTCATGTAGCAGGATGTGACCACAAGCTTTCCATTGTCTGGTGACATATGTAATTCTGTAATTGCCATAGTATCTCACAATATGCAAACTGGTATCTGTCTTTGGATCTGTCAGTATTTGCTCCTACTGTTAGCCAACCAAGCAAGCTAGCAACCAATTGTAAATGAACCTCATAATTTATTAATTCCATATCTATAAAACCTTCTGCTCACTAAAATTTAATTGTAACCCCCCAATCAAGACTTTGGTGCTTTTGAAGTCATCTGTGGACATGTGCAGAGCAATGAAAAATTAGACTAGCTTAACGCACATGTTCCCATCTGAATTCTCAGTCCTTTTTGCAATATTATGCCATGTTTTTGGCATATCTGTGCTTTCTGATGGTGATCTCACTGTTTAAAAAGACCTCCAAAGGTAGTGCTCAAGTGCTGTATAGTTCTTAGGGCAGAAAGGCTGTGATATGTCTCATGGAGAAAGTATTTGTATTGCATAAGCTTCATTCAGGCATGCTTTATACTGCTGttcaatttaatatatattgtaacaatattaaataaggtgttactaacaatattaaataaagtGTTTCTAAACAGAAATAGACATATAATGAGGTTATGTATTGATTGGTTGATGAAACTGTGATCAGAGGCTCACAGGAAACTAATCCTCTGTATTTCCCCTTGGAGCAGTGGTTCAGTGTTGGCAAATTCAGTGTTTATGGTAACTTTATAGCACATAACTACCGCCAGTAATGAAAATGGACTGTACATCTCAACCCAACTCTTCATGAGTCAGGTCCTGATTAATTGTGCTGTTCTCTCTCAGCTGTTTTTGGTCAGAGCTTTCTCATCCACCCTGATGTTAGGCTCGCACCTTGAGGGAGAAGGAATTACGTGGAACCAAAGAGCAAGCAAGAAGTCTGCACAGGGCCGTTTCTCTGGGCACAGGCCTGACTTAGAGGACAGGGGCGGTTTTCTTCCAAATGGAGATGGGGATTGGGCAGCGACCCAAAGTGACACTCCTCTTCAGCACACTCGTGTTCGCACACAGCATGGAGGCCCAGTCACTCAGGGGAGGCCCACATTTGCAAATGTGTGGGAgtgtgaatgaagaaataaaggaatccgcagaagaaacaaaatcagatAGGAAGATGAATTGAGGCAAATGGGACATCTGTAAACAAAATTAGCTTTTAATACATTAATTGACCCTAGGCGAGACAGCCAGAGAAGACTTGAAAGAAGGGAACAAAGGTTGAGAGTGTGACGTGTAAGTAAAATCCTGGGGGATGCGATGTTCAGAAAAGACAGTCTTGGGTGGATATTAGGGAAAGAAGCAAAAGCCGGGTCAGCATTTGGGGTCTACAGATAGACAGCTCAGACCTGGATTGGACTTGAAGGTGGATCTGGGTCCGCCCAGGGGTGCAAGGTGTCCCTGGGAACCAAGGCTTCGGTATTGTGCCCTCATGGGGACCAAGAGAAAAATATCATGAACCAGACCACCCCCAGTTTGATAGGGGTATTAATCTAGTAAAAATAACAAGACTGACTTAGTTGAACATTTCATTACCTTTGTGTAAGTTGTAACCGGAGATCTTTGTAGCTGGTGATAGAATAGTTCTCTCTCTTCAATCAGTGCATTGAATGTGAACAGGGGAATCCTCAGACAAGATATTTTAATATCAGGCAACTCGTTATTCCCTGACCACCTGGATTGTCAACCCCTTCTGTGGTCAGTGTCCTGCCTGGATTGGAAGGTGCCATGGCCTACCCAGAGGGAAGGCATAGTCTTCCTCAACCCAGATCTAATCCTTCACGGTGAGCTCTCTCACCTACGTGGCGGGTATCAGGGTAGAGGAAGGTACACTAGCACAGCCTTCTacaggaagccagctgcaaacTCAAATCCTTGATTCTCTCctgtgaggggagaggggctggagacaTGGTGCCCACACAGACCCATCTCACTGGGCCTTGAAGATCACAGCATCTGTCTGTTCCCCCCAGATAGTTCTATTTAGGACTAATGGAAAGAGTGtggaagaaaaatctttattcCATGCATCTATAAATTGATTTCTATCACTTTCTTCTATCACCTTTCAGGGCATATCATGTGAATGTCATTCAGGCACTCAGTTATGAAATTCCCCATACACCCATCTTTCCCAGGACACACAGACTCCCTTAGGCAAGGGTCCACTGAAGTCTTCACCAATTTCCCAGACATCAGTGTTGGTGAGTTTTGACCATCAAAACGCACTGTAGATCAATTAACTTCCACCTTAACCAATCTTTTTGTGAGAAACATTTTTACCTGTCATAGGATGACAATTTCACCAAAAAGACAAAGTGTGTCATTGGGTTTCCAAGCTGACTGTCCTGGAGACGTGGCAAGCTTTTTGCTTTCCCTGTTTCAGATACATTTGCTTACATAATCAGCATCCCGTGTGCCCAAGTCAGATTAGCATCCGTCCCTCCTTATCCTATCCCTCTTCATTCTCTGCTGAGACAGAAGTTCTGCTAAAAAAGAACTTGCACCTATAATGGGATGAACAAAAATGGCTTCCCTCTACTCCCAATTTACAACACAGAAATTTGGGGGTTAGAACTTTCTGGGGTAGCTCTGACACAACAAAGGCTTTCATACTTAGCATCCCCTGTGGGGTCTCTGAGTGGAGAAAACAGGCCAGGAAGGAAGACCAAGAGCCTTCAGTACAACAGTGGTTGATTTGGCAAGAAGTTTATGTCATTTGGATAAAAAGGACATGTATTCCTCATGCTCCAAGGGAAGCTAGACTGTGAAACTGTGTGCCCCGTGAAAGACAATTAGCCCACATATTCATGTGATGGGCTGCTCTTAAGTCATCGAGACAGCTGGTCTTCAATTGCCACcgtggatggagagagagaaaactagagGTGAAGTATCACACAACATTTTCTCCCTCCATCCGCCATTTCCAATCCTCACATCTAGTGAAGGTCATTTCTTTTGCCCTTGAAGTCAAGAGAGGCCTGAGCAGAGGAAAATCCCATAAACATCCTCAACCAACATCCCTAGATATTCTGAAATCCCTACAGGGATTGTCAGAAATTAAGAAGACCACAAGCCTTCACCTCATTACCAACCCTTTGGTTCCCAGTGCCCATTCCCTTGCTCCTGTGACTGACTCTTCTACTGCGCCATAGTGATCACTAGAAAGTGCACATCTGCTCAGGTTACTCCTCTGCTTATGAGTCTTCAGTGGCTTTCCATGACACTTAGGCCATAAACCCAGATGCCTCCAAGGATTATGTGATCTGGTCCCCTATCCAGCTCTCCATCCTTTTTCCACATCACTCTTTCTGAGGCAAATTTT
The nucleotide sequence above comes from Mustela erminea isolate mMusErm1 chromosome 21, mMusErm1.Pri, whole genome shotgun sequence. Encoded proteins:
- the LOC116582008 gene encoding uncharacterized protein LOC116582008, with protein sequence MNEQLRAYLGPGVSSQNSRTALEPLVTSEGGGSGFQACCIRHATHQIQVPPGQWRILCEPHFDLKSKKHSAPSLDLKNAAGRICFLPNEDFCFWMPVPLLNSFSEVTDSDLIKDWPPHCACECDRGRGENGPQSSERWGVVQSPSDTAANLIPIFAGRPKQTFFKIGMRVVEKTQPFSCAAFLPLIILPQFVSFFPMDIN